A segment of the Flavobacteriales bacterium genome:
GCTCTCCGCACTGCATGGGCCGGCGATTACCAGCGGGCGCTTCAAGCCTAAGCCCCAAGCTGAAATAGAGAGCGGCTCAAAGCCTTTCGGGTCCATTGTTCTCAAAAGTACGCCTTGCCCGGTGCCTCTGTTCGCTTCAGGCCAGGGCCATTGCCGCCTAGGCCTTCATCGCCGCCTCTACCATGTTCCTGCTCCCGATGTATAGGGGGCAGCGCTGATGCAGTTCAGCAGGCTTGATGTCAAGGATGCGCCGTGATCCATCGGTGGCCACGCCACCGGCCTGCTCCACGATCATGGCCAAGGGGTTCGCTTCATAGAGCAGCCTCAGCTTGCCCTTCGGCGATTTGGCGGTCGAGGGGTACAGGTAGATGCCGCCCTTCATCAGGTTCCGGTGGAAATCGGCCACAAGGCTGCCGATGTAGCGCGCGCTCATCCGCTGCTTCTTGCACGAGTCGATGTAGCGCTGAACGGCAGGTTCGAAGTCGTGGAGATTGCCCTCATTCACGGAGTAGGTCCTCCCGTCCGTAGGCGTCTTCATATCGGGATGGCTGAGGCAGAAGGTGCCGATGCTTGGATCCAGCGTGAAGCCATTGACGCCGTGGCCCGTGGTGTACACCAGCATGGTGCTGCTGCCATAGATGATGTAGCCCGCAGCCACTTGAGCGGTGCCCGCCTGCATGAAATCCTCCATCACGGCCTTATCACCCGTGCTCACGCGGCGGTAGATGCTGAAGATGGTGCCGATGCTCACGTTCACGTCGATGTTGCTGCTGCCATCGAGCGGATCCATGGTCACCACGTATTTGCCGCCGTTGTCGAAGTGGACGATGTCGTCGTTCTCCTCGCTGGCCACGGCGCACACCATGCCCTGGCTGCGCAGCAATCGGATGAAGAGATCGTTGGCGTACACATCGAGCTTCTGCTGCTGCTCTCCTTGGATGTTCTCGCTGCCTTGCGCGCCCAGGATATCCTCGGCCAGACCCGCCTTGTTCACCTCACGGTTCACCATTTTGCCCGCCAAGCGGAAGCTGGTGAGCAACTGGCTCAGTTCGCCCGTGGCATAGGTGAATTCGTGCTGCCGCTCGGTGATGAATTCGGCGAGGGTCTTTACGTGGGCCATGTGATCCGTGTAGAGTGGACGAAAGCGCTTGGGAGAGCGATGCGATTCCGAGGCGAAGATCGGTCGGGCGTTTCTTTGCACCGCATGGAAATGAATATTCGCAGCGCCAAGGAAGGAGACGTGCCGCGCATGCTCGAACTTGTGCGTGAGCTTGCCGTCTTTGAGCGCGCACCGGATGAGGTGACCGTGACGCTGGACCACATGCGCGATGCCGGATTCGGGCCGAACCCGATCTGGGTTGGTTGGGTAGCCGAGATCGATGGCATTATACAAGGCATGGCGGTGTGCTATGAGCGCTATTCGACTTGGAAGGGACGCCGCCTGTACCTGGAGGACATCGTCGTGACGGAGGCCGCGAGGGGTAAAGGCCTTGGCGAAGGTCTTTTCCGGGCCTGCGCGGCATACGCTCTGAGCAAGGAACACGATGGCATGACCTGGCAAGTGCTTGATTGGAACCACGGCGCCGTCCGTTTCTATGAGCGGCTGGGCGCCTCCTTCTCGAAGGAATGGTGGAACGGCTCCGTGAGCAAGGAGCAACTCAAGACCATCGCCGCCGGATGAAGGTCTTCAAGTTCGGCGGGGCCAGCGTGAAGGACGCGGCGGGCGTGCGCAACGTGGCGACGGTGGTGAAGCACTACGCGTTGGACGATCTGGTGATCGTGGTGAGCGCGATGGGAAAGACCACCAACGCGCTGGAACGCATTACTTGGGATTTCGCGGATGGAAGGGATACGGGTGCCGAGGCGGTTGCATTGCGCGAGGAGCACTTGCGCGTGCTGCACGAGGTGGCCCCGGACGACCAGATTGCGGCCGGGCAGCTGAGCGACCAGTTCGACAGGCTTGAAGCCATCCTTCGAGGCATGCCCAGCGGCGACGTGGACCGCGACTACGACCAGATCGTCTCCCTCGGCGAAGTGTTTAGCACGATCATCGTGAACGCCCATCTCCGGGTGGCGGGGATCATCAGCGATTGGTTCGACGCGCGACTGGCGATCCGTACCGATGACCGCCACCGCTCGGCGAACGTGGACTGGCCCGCCAGCGAAGCCATGGCCATGATGCAACTGCAGCCCCTGCTCGCACGACCACCCATCCGATTGGTCACCCAGGGCTTCATCGGCACGGCGCCCAACGGCTTCTTCACCACGCTCGGTCGCGAAGGCTCTGACTTCTCCGCCGCCATCTTCGCCTACCTGCTCAATGCCGAGAGCGTGACCATCTGGAAGGACGTGCCCGGCATGTTCAACGCCGACCCCAATCGCTTTCCCGACACCAAGCTTCTCTCGCACATCAGCTACAGCGAGGCCATCGAGCTCAGCTACTTCGGCGCCAGCGTGATCCATCCGCGCACCTTGCAGCCCCTGCAGAAGAAGGGCATACCGCTCTACGTGCGCTCCTTCGATGACTTGGGCGCTCCCGGCACCACCATCGATGTCCGGAGCGAGAATGACTCGCTGATCCCCTCCTTCATCGTGAAGCCGATGCAATTGCTCATCAGCATCACGCCGCGGGACCTCAGCTTCATCGTGGAGGAGAACCTCAGTGGGATCTTCGCGCGCTTCGCGAAACGCAACGTGCGCATCGACCTGATGCAGAACAGCGCATTGGCCTTCAGCGTGGTGGTGGACGATTCACCGCGCAGCCGCCAGCTCATCGAGGAGCTGAGAGGCGATTACTGGGTGCGCTACAACGAGGGCTGCGAGCTGCTCACGGTTCGGCACTACGATGAACCCACGCTGGCCCGACTGACGGGAGGACGGGAGAACCTTCTGGAACAGCGCAGCCGCACCACCGCGCGCTTCGTGCTGAAGGCGCAGGCCTAGCTTCGCACATGCTTCGCATTGCGCTCTTCGCCCTTGTCCTCGCCATTGTTGCGGAAACGACCGCTCAATCGCGATCAGCGCGGAACGATCCGCCACGCCCGACCAAAGCAGCTGTTGCCGCTGAACTCGCCCGCATCGATTCAGCTGGAGACGCCGCACAGTCAATCGATGCCCGTATGCGGATCGCAGAGCTGCTCAAAACCAAGGATGCGCTAATCCTCCTCCAGGACGCCGCTGCACGAGCAGATTCAGCTGATGATACTCGGCTTGGCATGGAAGCGCGCAACAAGCTGATGGCGCTCTACCGGGCCAACGGCGATCACAAGCGCGCTCTAGCAGAGGCATTGCGCATCATCGACCTAGGGCGCATCGTATGCGCCAAAGAGAGTGAGCGGGAAGCACAGGAAGCCGATGAAATGATCAGGGCTTATCACCAGGAGCGAGACAGCCTCATCGCTTTGCTCGAATACGAGTCCAGCGCAGCGCGCACGGCCATCGGCCAAGCCCAGAAGACCATCGCGCAGCGTGAGCTGATCATCATCGCTGTTGGCGCCATCGGCATCATACTCCTGCTGACCGCCATTCTCGTCCTGCGCCGCAGCCACCGCCGTGTCATGGAGCAGCTCCGCACGGAGCTCGGCGCCTTCCAAGCCCGAATAGCCGAAATGGCTGGGGAGATGAAGGAGCTTGTGAGGCAATATGATGCGCAGCGCGCAGCGCCACCAGCGACGCCGTCATCTGAGGCTCCAGCACCTGAAGCAGGGAAAGGAGCTCTTTCACCTGACCCGATGGTGCTCGCGATCTTCAAGCGGCAAGCACCGGAGCGCATCGCGGCATTAGAGGCAGCCCGCGAGGCGAATGACCATGATAAGGTGCTGCGCGTGCTGCATTCACTTCGCCCGCAGCTCGATGCGCTGGATCCGGACGGGCTGGGTGCTTCATGCGCGCGATTGCGCGCCATGCAGCCTTCCGATGCTGACCGGGATGCTGGCCTCAATCGGCTGATCGCCGGCATGCACGCCATGATGGCGCATCGCTGAGCCCTCAATTCGCGCAGAAGTAGCCCAAGGCGTCGAGCGCCTTCTCGTTGCCCAATTGCGCGCTGCGCCGCAGGTCATCACATCCTCGATCAGGCCTATAGGTCATGTGCTCTGCCATGGCGCGGTTGAAGTAGGCCTTGGAGTGCCTGTCGTCGAGCTGGATCGCCCGGTCGAAGCACTCGATGGCGCGGGCGTATTCACCGTAGAGCAAGTGGATGCTGCCTTTCATGTTCCAGGCATCCGGGTCGTTGGGCGAACGTTGCAGCGCTTCCTCGGCATCGGCGAAGGCCCCGGAGTGATCACCGAGCTGCTTGCGCACGAAGGCCCGGTTGTACTGCGCCTCGAGGTAGCCCGGATCGAGCTCCAACGCCCGATCATAATCCTCACGGGCGCCCGCGAGGTCGCCATCCTGCTTTCGCAACAGCGCCCGTTGGAAGAAGATGTGCGGACGGTCCGAGGCCAACTCGAGCGCTTTGTCCATGTCGGCGCGGGCTTGCTGCTCGTTGCCGAATTGCCGCTGCACAAGTCCCCGGTTGAAATGCGCGAGGTCGAAATAGGGATCCAAGAGCACGGCGCCATCGAGTGCCGTGAGCGCGTCCTTCCAGAGCCTGAGGCGCATGAGGGCCACCCCGCGCAGGTCGTGCGCGATGGCGAGGCGCGGCGATTGGCGCTTGGCCGCATCGAAGCTGGACAACGCCTCCATTGGGTCATCCTTCTGCAAGCTGGCCGAACCGCGCTTCAGCAAGAGCAGCACGTCCTTGGGCTTGTCCATGAGCAGCGA
Coding sequences within it:
- a CDS encoding aspartate kinase; the protein is MKVFKFGGASVKDAAGVRNVATVVKHYALDDLVIVVSAMGKTTNALERITWDFADGRDTGAEAVALREEHLRVLHEVAPDDQIAAGQLSDQFDRLEAILRGMPSGDVDRDYDQIVSLGEVFSTIIVNAHLRVAGIISDWFDARLAIRTDDRHRSANVDWPASEAMAMMQLQPLLARPPIRLVTQGFIGTAPNGFFTTLGREGSDFSAAIFAYLLNAESVTIWKDVPGMFNADPNRFPDTKLLSHISYSEAIELSYFGASVIHPRTLQPLQKKGIPLYVRSFDDLGAPGTTIDVRSENDSLIPSFIVKPMQLLISITPRDLSFIVEENLSGIFARFAKRNVRIDLMQNSALAFSVVVDDSPRSRQLIEELRGDYWVRYNEGCELLTVRHYDEPTLARLTGGRENLLEQRSRTTARFVLKAQA
- a CDS encoding Hpt domain-containing protein — translated: MEARNKLMALYRANGDHKRALAEALRIIDLGRIVCAKESEREAQEADEMIRAYHQERDSLIALLEYESSAARTAIGQAQKTIAQRELIIIAVGAIGIILLLTAILVLRRSHRRVMEQLRTELGAFQARIAEMAGEMKELVRQYDAQRAAPPATPSSEAPAPEAGKGALSPDPMVLAIFKRQAPERIAALEAAREANDHDKVLRVLHSLRPQLDALDPDGLGASCARLRAMQPSDADRDAGLNRLIAGMHAMMAHR
- a CDS encoding tetratricopeptide repeat protein — encoded protein: MNSRSILLFLSVAMPLAGGAQFNNRLDAVQWVQQGDMQLRLGNSEQALRLYTTAVETDRGFADAYMKRAALYERLGQPQMAMADINRALELNPYSEYIFDRRAKVKLLMNDVKGAEQDWSAAIRLHPYDNLLRESRIDAWLAAGEVERAIEQLDSLLMDKPKDVLLLLKRGSASLQKDDPMEALSSFDAAKRQSPRLAIAHDLRGVALMRLRLWKDALTALDGAVLLDPYFDLAHFNRGLVQRQFGNEQQARADMDKALELASDRPHIFFQRALLRKQDGDLAGAREDYDRALELDPGYLEAQYNRAFVRKQLGDHSGAFADAEEALQRSPNDPDAWNMKGSIHLLYGEYARAIECFDRAIQLDDRHSKAYFNRAMAEHMTYRPDRGCDDLRRSAQLGNEKALDALGYFCAN
- a CDS encoding GNAT family N-acetyltransferase yields the protein MEMNIRSAKEGDVPRMLELVRELAVFERAPDEVTVTLDHMRDAGFGPNPIWVGWVAEIDGIIQGMAVCYERYSTWKGRRLYLEDIVVTEAARGKGLGEGLFRACAAYALSKEHDGMTWQVLDWNHGAVRFYERLGASFSKEWWNGSVSKEQLKTIAAG
- the fbp gene encoding class 1 fructose-bisphosphatase, translating into MAHVKTLAEFITERQHEFTYATGELSQLLTSFRLAGKMVNREVNKAGLAEDILGAQGSENIQGEQQQKLDVYANDLFIRLLRSQGMVCAVASEENDDIVHFDNGGKYVVTMDPLDGSSNIDVNVSIGTIFSIYRRVSTGDKAVMEDFMQAGTAQVAAGYIIYGSSTMLVYTTGHGVNGFTLDPSIGTFCLSHPDMKTPTDGRTYSVNEGNLHDFEPAVQRYIDSCKKQRMSARYIGSLVADFHRNLMKGGIYLYPSTAKSPKGKLRLLYEANPLAMIVEQAGGVATDGSRRILDIKPAELHQRCPLYIGSRNMVEAAMKA